A section of the Streptomyces xinghaiensis S187 genome encodes:
- a CDS encoding alpha/beta fold hydrolase has translation MPRYRSYDDTELAYRVLDSRDGASTPPLLCLAGGPARDAAYLGNLGGLDAHRPLVLPDARGTGDSPTAADPSAYAFPALAEDLESLREHLGLERFALLAHDAGTATAQAYAAAHPDRLSRLVLLCPGARLQGELPDDAREIFESRRGEPWWPDAAAAIERLARVADFDEVRDLLLRAAPMAYAHWDEPRRAHAATEPGQLNPVPRAGFWQGVGEPARKAILVRLGETGFPVLVVTGALDAVTGLRSGELVAESFPRARTHVLKDSGHYPWLDEPDELRALVEDFLSGSRSGTG, from the coding sequence ATGCCCCGCTACCGCTCGTACGACGACACCGAGCTCGCCTACCGCGTCCTGGACAGCCGCGACGGCGCGTCGACCCCGCCCCTGCTCTGCCTCGCGGGAGGCCCCGCGCGCGACGCCGCGTACCTGGGGAACCTCGGCGGTCTCGACGCCCACCGCCCGCTCGTCCTCCCCGACGCGCGCGGCACCGGGGACTCCCCCACCGCGGCCGACCCGTCCGCCTACGCCTTCCCGGCCCTCGCCGAGGACCTGGAGTCGCTGCGCGAACACCTCGGTCTGGAACGGTTCGCGCTGCTCGCGCACGACGCGGGCACGGCGACCGCCCAGGCCTACGCGGCCGCGCACCCCGACCGGCTGAGCCGGCTCGTCCTGCTCTGCCCCGGCGCCCGGCTCCAGGGCGAACTCCCGGACGACGCCCGGGAGATCTTCGAGTCCCGGCGCGGCGAACCGTGGTGGCCGGACGCGGCGGCCGCCATCGAACGGCTCGCGCGGGTGGCGGACTTCGACGAGGTACGGGACCTGCTGCTCCGGGCCGCGCCGATGGCGTACGCCCACTGGGACGAGCCGCGGCGCGCCCACGCCGCCACGGAGCCGGGGCAGCTCAACCCGGTTCCCCGCGCGGGCTTCTGGCAGGGCGTGGGCGAACCGGCCCGGAAGGCGATCCTGGTACGCCTGGGAGAGACCGGCTTCCCGGTGCTGGTGGTCACCGGTGCCCTGGACGCGGTGACGGGCCTGCGGTCCGGCGAACTGGTGGCCGAGTCCTTCCCCCGGGCCCGGACCCACGTCCTGAAGGATTCCGGCCACTACCCGTGGCTCGACGAACCGGATGAACTCCGCGCCCTCGTCGAGGACTTCCTGTCCGGGAGCCGGTCCGGCACCGGATGA
- a CDS encoding Lrp/AsnC family transcriptional regulator, with amino-acid sequence MGIDALDGRLLELLAEEPRIGVLEASRRLGVARGTVQARLDRLRAGGVIRGFGPDVDPAALGYPVTAFATLEIKQGEGAEVRAHLARVPEVLELHTTTGEGDMLCRLVARSNADLQRVIDLVVGYEGIVRASTAIVMENPVPLRIIPLVRQAAADRD; translated from the coding sequence ATGGGAATCGACGCGCTGGACGGACGGCTGCTCGAACTGCTCGCCGAGGAGCCGCGGATCGGCGTCCTGGAGGCCTCGCGCCGGCTGGGCGTCGCCCGGGGCACGGTGCAGGCGCGGCTCGACCGGCTGCGGGCCGGCGGCGTGATCCGCGGCTTCGGGCCGGACGTGGACCCGGCGGCGCTCGGCTATCCCGTGACCGCCTTCGCGACCCTGGAGATCAAGCAGGGCGAGGGAGCGGAGGTACGGGCGCATCTGGCGCGGGTGCCGGAGGTGCTGGAGCTGCACACGACCACCGGCGAGGGCGACATGCTCTGCCGGCTGGTGGCCCGGTCCAACGCGGACCTGCAGCGGGTGATCGACCTGGTGGTGGGCTACGAGGGCATCGTGCGGGCCTCCACGGCGATCGTCATGGAGAACCCGGTGCCGCTGCGGATCATCCCGCTGGTACGGCAGGCGGCCGCGGACCGGGACTGA
- a CDS encoding DEAD/DEAH box helicase has product MTTTATTSHHLSPAFPGRAPWGTAGKLRAWQHGALESYIEKQPRDFLAVATPGAGKTTFALTLASWLLHHHVVQQVTVVAPTEHLKKQWAEAAARVGIKLDPEYSAGPLGREYHGVAVTYAGVGVRPMLHRNRVEQRKTLVILDEIHHAGDSKSWGEACQEAFEPATRRLALTGTPFRSDTNPIPFVAYEEGPDGIRRSSADYTYGYGNALADGVVRPVIFLSYSGSMRWRTKAGDEIEARLGEPMTKDAVSQAWRTALDPRGDWMPNVLKAADHRLSEVRKAIPDAGGLVIAADQDSARAYAKLIREITGTSPTVVLSDDTGASQRIDDFSHSEDRWMVAVRMVSEGVDVPRLAVGVYATTISTPLFFAQAVGRFVRSRRRGETASVFLPTIPDLLGFANEMEAERDHVLDRPKKDGEEDPYAEEEKLLREAEKEQDEDTGEQDTLPFEALESDAVFDRVLYDGAEFGMQAHPGSEEEQDYLGIPGLLEPDQVQMLLQKRQARQIAHSRKKPAEEADLLELPAERRPVVTHKELMELRKQLNGLVGAYVHQSGKPHGVIHTELRRVCGGPPSAEATAGQLRERIKKVQEWATRMR; this is encoded by the coding sequence GTGACTACCACCGCCACCACCTCCCATCACCTCTCGCCCGCCTTCCCGGGCCGTGCCCCGTGGGGTACGGCCGGCAAGCTGCGCGCCTGGCAGCACGGGGCGCTGGAGTCGTACATCGAGAAGCAGCCGCGGGACTTCCTCGCCGTCGCCACCCCCGGCGCCGGCAAGACGACCTTCGCGCTGACCCTCGCCTCCTGGCTGCTGCACCACCATGTCGTCCAGCAGGTGACGGTGGTCGCGCCGACCGAGCATCTGAAGAAGCAGTGGGCGGAGGCGGCGGCCCGGGTCGGCATCAAACTCGACCCCGAGTACTCGGCGGGCCCGCTGGGCCGGGAGTACCACGGCGTGGCCGTCACCTACGCGGGCGTCGGCGTCCGCCCGATGCTGCACCGCAACCGCGTCGAGCAGCGCAAGACCCTGGTGATCCTCGACGAGATCCACCACGCCGGCGACTCCAAGTCCTGGGGCGAGGCGTGCCAGGAGGCGTTCGAGCCGGCCACCCGGCGGCTGGCCCTCACCGGCACGCCCTTCCGCTCGGACACCAACCCGATCCCGTTCGTGGCCTACGAGGAGGGCCCCGACGGCATCCGCCGCTCCTCCGCCGACTACACCTACGGCTACGGCAACGCGCTCGCCGACGGCGTCGTCCGGCCCGTCATCTTCCTCTCCTACAGCGGCAGCATGCGCTGGCGCACCAAGGCGGGCGACGAGATCGAGGCGCGGCTCGGCGAGCCGATGACCAAGGACGCCGTCTCCCAGGCCTGGCGCACCGCGCTCGACCCGCGCGGCGACTGGATGCCCAACGTCCTGAAGGCCGCCGACCACCGCCTCAGTGAGGTCCGCAAGGCCATCCCGGACGCGGGCGGGCTGGTCATCGCCGCCGACCAGGACTCGGCGCGGGCCTACGCCAAGCTGATCCGCGAGATCACCGGCACGAGCCCGACCGTCGTCCTCTCCGACGACACCGGCGCCTCGCAGCGCATCGACGACTTCAGCCACTCCGAGGACCGCTGGATGGTCGCGGTCCGCATGGTCTCCGAGGGCGTGGACGTGCCGCGGCTGGCCGTCGGCGTCTACGCCACGACGATCTCCACCCCGCTGTTCTTCGCGCAGGCCGTCGGCCGGTTCGTCCGCTCCCGGCGGCGCGGCGAGACCGCCTCCGTCTTCCTGCCCACCATCCCGGACCTGCTCGGCTTCGCCAACGAGATGGAGGCGGAACGGGACCACGTCCTCGACCGGCCGAAGAAGGACGGCGAGGAGGACCCGTACGCCGAGGAGGAGAAGCTCCTCCGGGAGGCCGAGAAGGAGCAGGACGAGGACACCGGCGAGCAGGACACCCTGCCGTTCGAGGCCCTGGAGTCGGACGCGGTCTTCGACCGGGTGCTGTACGACGGCGCCGAGTTCGGCATGCAGGCCCACCCCGGCAGCGAGGAGGAGCAGGACTACCTCGGCATCCCCGGGCTGCTGGAGCCGGACCAGGTGCAGATGCTGCTGCAGAAGCGGCAGGCGCGGCAGATCGCGCACAGCCGGAAGAAGCCGGCCGAGGAGGCCGACCTGCTGGAACTCCCGGCGGAGCGGCGGCCGGTGGTCACGCACAAGGAGCTCATGGAGCTGCGGAAGCAGCTCAACGGCCTGGTCGGAGCCTACGTCCACCAGAGCGGCAAGCCGCACGGGGTGATCCACACCGAGCTGCGCCGGGTGTGCGGGGGCCCGCCGAGCGCGGAGGCCACGGCGGGGCAGCTCCGGGAGCGGATCAAGAAGGTCCAGGAGTGGGCCACGCGGATGCGCTGA
- a CDS encoding IclR family transcriptional regulator, whose protein sequence is MTAETSQTLDRGLRVLKLLADTDHGLTVTELSNKLGVNRTVVYRLLATLEQHALVRRDLGGRARVGLGVLRLGRQVHPLVREAALPALRSLAEDIGATAHLTLVDGNDALAVAVVEPTWTDYHVAYRAGFRHPLEQGAAGRAILAARQNPGTDPGFSLTHGELQAGASGVAAPLLGVTGVEGSVGVVMLADSVPERVGPRVADAAREVSDALR, encoded by the coding sequence GTGACCGCGGAGACGTCTCAAACGCTCGACCGAGGACTGAGAGTCCTCAAATTGCTCGCCGATACCGACCACGGACTCACCGTGACCGAGCTGTCCAACAAGCTCGGCGTCAACCGGACCGTGGTCTACCGGCTCCTCGCGACACTGGAGCAGCACGCGCTCGTCCGCCGGGACCTCGGCGGCCGTGCGCGGGTCGGTCTGGGCGTACTGCGCCTGGGCCGCCAGGTGCATCCACTCGTACGGGAGGCCGCGCTGCCCGCGCTGCGCTCCCTCGCCGAGGACATCGGGGCAACCGCCCATCTGACCCTGGTCGACGGCAATGACGCCCTGGCCGTGGCGGTGGTCGAACCGACCTGGACGGATTACCACGTGGCCTACCGGGCCGGGTTCCGTCATCCCCTGGAACAGGGGGCGGCGGGGAGGGCCATCCTCGCCGCCCGGCAGAACCCGGGCACCGACCCCGGTTTCTCGCTCACGCACGGAGAGCTCCAGGCGGGCGCGAGCGGGGTCGCCGCCCCGCTGCTCGGGGTGACGGGGGTGGAGGGCAGCGTCGGCGTGGTGATGCTCGCGGACTCGGTGCCGGAGCGGGTCGGCCCGCGGGTCGCGGACGCGGCCCGGGAGGTCTCCGACGCCCTGCGCTGA
- a CDS encoding MFS transporter has product MTVPDPGDGADTAGAVDAPLGPAAPATPSAARRATPSAPTRARTATAGGAGATGTGVTGPPPPSPPAGRGRRDAGPGKGRGPGTAGPERETIWRRPFRGLTLGIISVVSLIAFEASAVHTAMPAAAHALDGIPLYAYAFSGYFTASLFAMALSGEWCDRKGPLVPLFTGVAAFGGGLVISGAARDMWTFVGGRAVQGIGGGLVIVALYVVVGRAYPERLRPAVMASFSAAWVLPVIVGPLVAGTVTEGLGWRWVFLAIPVLVLLPLTVMLPALRRLPENGGRTAAVNRRRVLLALAVAAGAGLLQYAGQDRSAAALLPAAAGLALLVPSVLRLLPRGTFRAGRGLPSVVLLRGLAAGSFLGAETFVPLMLVTERGLPVTLAGLALTGGGLTWALGSYTQSRPRLEPHRERLMQLGMVLMAAAIAGPATALLDGLPGWAPWTLVAASWAVGGFGMGLTISSASVLLLRLSKPEEAGSNSASLQVSDALGNIVLVGLSGMLFVGLGGGSVTAGAHTAGVATGAAAGTGTSHATAFAAVYLTMAAVALAGAWVATRLSPRTEAAEARTESRTEAPTESGRLP; this is encoded by the coding sequence ATGACCGTTCCGGATCCCGGTGACGGCGCCGACACCGCTGGCGCCGTCGATGCCCCCCTCGGCCCCGCCGCCCCCGCCACCCCGTCCGCCGCCCGGCGCGCCACCCCGTCCGCCCCCACGCGGGCGAGGACGGCCACGGCCGGCGGGGCCGGCGCCACGGGAACCGGCGTGACCGGGCCGCCTCCCCCGTCCCCGCCCGCCGGACGCGGCAGACGAGACGCGGGCCCGGGCAAGGGCAGGGGGCCGGGGACGGCCGGGCCGGAGCGGGAGACGATCTGGCGGCGGCCCTTCCGCGGGCTCACCCTCGGCATCATCTCCGTGGTCTCCCTCATCGCCTTCGAGGCGAGCGCCGTGCACACCGCCATGCCCGCGGCGGCCCACGCGCTGGACGGCATCCCGCTCTACGCCTACGCCTTCTCCGGCTACTTCACCGCCAGCCTCTTCGCCATGGCCCTCTCCGGCGAGTGGTGCGACCGCAAGGGTCCGCTCGTGCCGCTGTTCACCGGAGTGGCCGCGTTCGGCGGCGGCCTGGTGATCTCCGGGGCGGCGCGGGACATGTGGACGTTCGTCGGCGGGCGGGCCGTGCAGGGCATCGGCGGCGGACTGGTGATCGTCGCGCTGTACGTGGTCGTCGGCCGGGCGTACCCGGAGCGGCTGCGCCCGGCCGTGATGGCGTCGTTCTCCGCCGCCTGGGTGCTGCCCGTGATCGTCGGACCGCTGGTGGCCGGCACGGTGACCGAGGGCCTGGGCTGGCGCTGGGTGTTCCTGGCGATCCCCGTGCTCGTCCTGCTGCCGCTCACGGTGATGCTGCCCGCCCTGCGGAGGCTGCCGGAGAACGGCGGCCGTACCGCCGCGGTGAACCGGCGCCGCGTGCTGCTCGCCCTCGCCGTCGCCGCCGGGGCGGGGCTGCTCCAGTACGCGGGACAGGACCGGAGCGCCGCGGCCCTCCTCCCGGCCGCCGCGGGGCTGGCGCTGCTGGTCCCCTCCGTGCTGCGGCTGCTGCCGCGCGGGACGTTCCGCGCGGGCCGGGGGCTGCCGTCGGTGGTGCTGCTGCGCGGGCTCGCGGCCGGCTCCTTCCTCGGGGCGGAAACGTTCGTGCCGCTGATGCTGGTGACCGAGCGGGGGCTGCCGGTGACCCTGGCCGGCCTGGCGCTCACCGGCGGCGGCCTGACCTGGGCCCTCGGCTCGTACACCCAGAGCCGGCCGCGGCTGGAGCCCCACCGGGAGCGGCTGATGCAGCTCGGTATGGTGCTGATGGCCGCGGCCATCGCCGGCCCGGCGACGGCACTGCTCGACGGGCTGCCGGGCTGGGCGCCCTGGACGCTGGTCGCCGCCTCCTGGGCGGTCGGCGGCTTCGGCATGGGGCTGACCATCTCCAGCGCCAGCGTGCTCCTGCTCCGGCTCTCCAAGCCGGAGGAGGCGGGCTCCAACTCGGCCTCCCTGCAGGTCTCCGACGCGCTGGGCAACATCGTGCTGGTCGGGCTGAGCGGCATGCTCTTCGTCGGCCTCGGCGGCGGTTCCGTCACGGCCGGGGCGCACACGGCCGGAGTGGCCACGGGAGCGGCGGCGGGCACCGGGACGAGCCACGCCACGGCGTTCGCCGCCGTCTACCTGACCATGGCGGCCGTCGCCCTGGCCGGCGCCTGGGTCGCCACCCGGCTGAGCCCCCGTACGGAAGCCGCGGAAGCCCGCACCGAGTCCCGTACGGAAGCCCCCACCGAGTCCGGCCGCCTTCCGTGA
- a CDS encoding 2Fe-2S iron-sulfur cluster-binding protein, with protein sequence MTNDQPQHPQGPYSDEEERPAGGWRPTAQSGEYDSEATAFVQLPEGLLDPSAGREPLAAPGQGYAPPPLESAYGEPPEGGQWTMPYTDPGGGQPYPWQQPHQQAQEQAQQQGFGQEHGQGHAQGYEPGHDQGGQGQGRETGRPGETAGQGGEQHTGAWRVPPAADDAPDESGEYLVGGAAAPAPGPWSATGAAAGDRWDRGGAPGGQDGPGTGVQPVRDGGPRHPQQWGGAPGGPQAPAHGHDRPGNAPAPGDTWSDAWERPAPAGAPGPARDTDGAWGTPGGGTAGDAGEGPGADAPGAARPEEWSAPGAQQAGPADGPGPYGGDGRDVRADAGTAPGTTASSGAGENAPQAPSGDWRPGAADGTPAGGNGADRTGSVPGHGEGPRDGEQTPGERPAAGHPSGGDGSDGGTGTAPDGSGGPAGSEERDGPDAPPEIILDAHSEHPYASYVLRVNGMDRPVTDAWIGESLLYVLRERLGLAGAKDGCSQGECGACSVQVDGRLVASCLVPAATTAGSEVRTVEGLAAEGTPSDVQRALVANGAVQCGFCVPGLAMTVHDLLEGNHAPSELETRQALCGNLCRCSGYRGVLNAVREVVTSRAESADAAAQSAADAEAAAADAEARAAGGTAPEQAAGGYPQDAYPGPSYEAQPYAGQPYDEQAPGPGGHGHADYGNGHGDYGNGTGHVPAQATHDAPRIPHQPGPSGNGTPPPGGLA encoded by the coding sequence ATGACCAACGACCAGCCGCAGCACCCGCAGGGGCCGTACTCCGACGAGGAGGAGCGGCCGGCGGGAGGCTGGCGGCCGACCGCGCAGAGCGGCGAGTACGACTCCGAGGCCACGGCCTTCGTCCAGCTCCCCGAGGGACTGCTCGACCCGTCCGCCGGCCGCGAGCCGCTGGCGGCGCCCGGCCAGGGCTACGCGCCGCCGCCCCTGGAGTCCGCGTACGGCGAGCCGCCGGAGGGCGGCCAGTGGACGATGCCGTACACCGATCCGGGCGGCGGGCAGCCGTACCCGTGGCAGCAGCCCCACCAGCAGGCACAGGAGCAGGCACAGCAGCAGGGCTTCGGGCAGGAGCACGGGCAGGGCCACGCTCAGGGTTATGAGCCGGGCCACGACCAGGGCGGCCAGGGGCAGGGCCGGGAGACCGGCCGGCCCGGGGAGACCGCGGGTCAGGGCGGCGAGCAGCACACCGGCGCCTGGAGGGTGCCGCCCGCGGCCGACGACGCCCCCGACGAGTCCGGGGAGTACCTGGTCGGCGGTGCCGCCGCGCCCGCGCCCGGACCGTGGAGCGCCACCGGCGCCGCCGCGGGCGACCGGTGGGACCGGGGCGGGGCCCCCGGCGGGCAGGACGGGCCCGGTACCGGCGTCCAGCCGGTCCGGGACGGCGGCCCGCGGCACCCGCAGCAGTGGGGCGGGGCGCCGGGCGGGCCGCAGGCGCCCGCCCACGGGCACGACCGGCCCGGCAACGCCCCGGCACCGGGCGACACCTGGTCCGACGCCTGGGAACGGCCCGCACCCGCGGGCGCCCCCGGCCCCGCCCGGGACACCGACGGCGCCTGGGGAACCCCCGGTGGCGGTACGGCCGGCGACGCCGGGGAGGGCCCCGGGGCGGACGCGCCCGGAGCGGCCCGGCCCGAGGAGTGGTCCGCGCCCGGCGCGCAGCAGGCCGGCCCGGCGGACGGCCCCGGCCCGTACGGCGGCGACGGCCGTGACGTCCGCGCGGACGCCGGTACGGCTCCCGGCACCACCGCCTCTTCCGGTGCCGGGGAGAACGCCCCGCAAGCCCCTTCCGGCGACTGGCGCCCCGGAGCCGCGGACGGCACCCCGGCCGGCGGGAACGGCGCGGACCGCACCGGCAGCGTCCCCGGACACGGCGAAGGTCCCCGGGACGGGGAGCAGACGCCCGGAGAGCGGCCCGCGGCCGGGCACCCCTCCGGCGGGGACGGCTCCGACGGCGGCACCGGCACCGCGCCGGACGGTTCCGGCGGCCCGGCCGGGTCCGAGGAGCGGGACGGGCCCGACGCGCCCCCCGAGATCATCCTCGACGCGCACAGCGAACACCCGTACGCCTCCTACGTCCTGCGGGTCAACGGCATGGACCGCCCCGTCACCGACGCCTGGATCGGCGAGTCCCTGCTCTACGTCCTGCGGGAGCGGCTGGGCCTGGCGGGCGCCAAGGACGGCTGCTCGCAGGGCGAGTGCGGCGCCTGCTCCGTCCAGGTCGACGGCCGGCTCGTCGCCTCCTGCCTGGTGCCGGCCGCGACCACCGCCGGCTCGGAGGTCCGTACCGTCGAAGGGCTGGCCGCGGAGGGCACCCCCTCCGACGTCCAGCGGGCGCTCGTCGCCAACGGCGCCGTGCAGTGCGGCTTCTGCGTGCCCGGCCTGGCGATGACCGTGCACGACCTGCTGGAGGGCAACCACGCCCCGTCCGAGCTGGAGACCCGCCAGGCGCTCTGCGGCAACCTCTGCCGCTGCTCCGGCTACCGGGGCGTGCTCAACGCGGTCCGCGAGGTCGTCACCTCCCGCGCGGAGTCGGCGGACGCCGCGGCGCAGTCGGCGGCCGACGCCGAAGCCGCGGCGGCGGACGCGGAGGCACGGGCCGCCGGGGGAACCGCCCCGGAGCAGGCCGCCGGAGGGTATCCCCAGGACGCCTACCCGGGGCCGTCGTACGAGGCGCAGCCCTACGCCGGACAGCCCTACGACGAGCAGGCACCCGGCCCGGGCGGCCACGGCCACGCTGACTACGGCAACGGCCACGGTGACTACGGCAACGGCACCGGCCACGTCCCCGCGCAGGCCACGCACGACGCCCCCCGCATCCCGCATCAGCCGGGCCCGTCCGGCAACGGCACCCCCCCGCCCGGAGGCCTCGCGTGA
- a CDS encoding xanthine dehydrogenase family protein molybdopterin-binding subunit yields MTGPDAATANPAGLTAPAGGDGSPPHAEEPAPHGLGSSLPPHDAFPKTAGTFPYAADLWAEGLLWAAVLRSPHPHAKILSIDTSGATEMPGVQAVITHEDVPGDANQGRKVADRPVFAKDLVRHHGEPIAAIAADHPDTARLAAAAIAVEYEVLEPVTDPEKAFEAEPLHPDGNLIRHIPLRYGDPEIAGEVIVEGLYRIGRQDPAPIGAEAGLAVPRPDGGVEIYTASTDPHADRDLAAACFGLPPEQVKVVVTGVPGAMGDREDPGVQLPLGLLALRTGRPVKIAVNREESFLGHAHRHPTLLRYRHHADSEGRLVKVEAQILLDAGAYAEASSESLAAAVAFACGPYVVPHAFVEGWAVRTNNPPSGHVRGEGALQVCAAYEGQMDKLAAKLGLDPAELRMRNVMATGDLLPTGQTVTCPAPVAELLQAVRDAPLPALPKDTPEEDWLLPGGPEGAGEPGAVRRGVGYALGMVHVLGAEGTDEVSTATVRVNDGVATVVCAAVETGQGFSTLARQIVQETLGVEDVHVASVDTDQPPAGPAAHGRHTWVSGGAVERAAKMVRTQLLQPLAHKFGMSTELLSIADGKITSYDGVLSTTVAETLDGKELWATAQCRPHPTEPLDETGQGDAFVGLVFCAVRAVVDVDIELGSVRVVEMAVAQDVGRVLNPRQLAARIEAGVTQGVGAALTENLRTSKGVVRRPNFTGYPLPTALDVPDIRIVKLVEERDVVAPFGAKAASAVPVVTSPAAVASAVRAATGRPVNRLPIRPQAAVAVPGRH; encoded by the coding sequence ATGACCGGTCCCGACGCGGCCACCGCGAACCCGGCGGGCCTGACCGCACCCGCCGGCGGCGACGGCTCCCCGCCGCACGCCGAGGAGCCGGCACCGCACGGCCTCGGCTCCTCCCTGCCGCCCCACGACGCCTTCCCGAAGACCGCCGGCACCTTCCCGTACGCGGCCGACCTGTGGGCCGAGGGCCTGCTGTGGGCCGCCGTGCTGCGCTCGCCGCACCCGCACGCCAAGATCCTCTCCATCGACACCTCCGGCGCCACCGAGATGCCCGGCGTGCAGGCCGTCATCACGCACGAGGACGTCCCCGGCGACGCCAACCAGGGCCGCAAGGTGGCCGACCGGCCCGTCTTCGCCAAGGACCTGGTCCGCCACCACGGCGAGCCGATCGCCGCCATCGCCGCCGACCACCCGGACACCGCCCGGCTGGCGGCCGCCGCGATCGCCGTCGAGTACGAGGTGCTCGAACCGGTCACCGACCCCGAGAAGGCGTTCGAGGCCGAACCGCTCCACCCCGACGGCAACCTCATCCGCCACATCCCGCTGCGGTACGGCGACCCGGAGATCGCCGGCGAGGTGATCGTCGAGGGCCTGTACCGGATCGGCCGCCAGGACCCGGCGCCCATCGGCGCGGAAGCCGGACTGGCCGTGCCCCGCCCCGACGGCGGCGTCGAGATCTACACCGCCTCCACCGACCCGCACGCCGACCGCGACCTGGCCGCCGCCTGCTTCGGTCTCCCTCCGGAACAGGTCAAGGTCGTCGTCACCGGCGTGCCCGGCGCGATGGGCGACCGCGAGGACCCGGGGGTGCAGCTGCCGCTCGGGCTGCTGGCGCTGCGCACCGGGCGCCCGGTGAAGATCGCCGTCAACCGCGAGGAGTCCTTCCTCGGCCACGCCCACCGCCACCCCACCCTGCTCCGCTACCGCCACCACGCCGACTCCGAGGGCCGGCTGGTCAAGGTCGAGGCGCAGATCCTGCTGGACGCGGGCGCGTACGCCGAGGCCTCCTCGGAGTCGCTGGCCGCCGCGGTCGCGTTCGCCTGCGGCCCGTACGTCGTGCCGCACGCCTTCGTCGAGGGCTGGGCGGTGCGCACCAACAACCCGCCGTCCGGCCATGTCCGGGGCGAGGGCGCGCTGCAGGTGTGCGCCGCGTACGAGGGCCAGATGGACAAGCTCGCGGCCAAGCTGGGCCTGGACCCGGCCGAGCTGCGGATGCGCAATGTGATGGCCACCGGCGACCTGCTGCCCACCGGCCAGACGGTGACCTGCCCGGCCCCAGTGGCCGAACTCCTCCAGGCCGTGCGGGACGCGCCGCTGCCCGCGCTCCCCAAGGACACCCCGGAGGAGGACTGGCTGCTGCCCGGCGGCCCCGAGGGGGCCGGCGAGCCGGGCGCGGTCCGGCGCGGCGTCGGCTACGCGCTGGGCATGGTGCACGTCCTGGGCGCGGAGGGGACGGACGAGGTGTCCACCGCCACGGTCCGGGTCAACGACGGGGTGGCCACGGTCGTCTGCGCGGCGGTCGAGACCGGCCAGGGCTTCTCGACGCTGGCCCGCCAGATCGTGCAGGAGACGCTCGGCGTGGAGGACGTGCACGTCGCCTCCGTCGACACCGACCAGCCGCCGGCCGGCCCGGCCGCGCACGGCCGCCACACCTGGGTCTCGGGCGGGGCGGTGGAGCGCGCGGCGAAGATGGTCCGCACCCAGCTGCTGCAGCCGCTCGCGCACAAGTTCGGGATGTCCACGGAACTGCTGTCCATCGCGGACGGCAAGATCACCTCGTACGACGGGGTGCTGAGCACGACCGTCGCGGAGACCCTGGACGGCAAGGAGCTGTGGGCGACCGCCCAGTGCCGCCCGCACCCGACCGAACCGCTGGACGAGACGGGCCAGGGCGACGCCTTCGTGGGGCTGGTCTTCTGCGCCGTCCGCGCGGTGGTCGACGTCGACATCGAGCTGGGCTCGGTACGGGTCGTGGAGATGGCCGTGGCGCAGGACGTCGGCCGGGTGCTCAACCCGCGCCAGCTGGCGGCCCGGATCGAGGCCGGGGTCACCCAGGGCGTGGGGGCGGCGCTGACGGAGAACCTGCGCACGTCGAAGGGCGTCGTCCGGCGCCCCAACTTCACCGGGTACCCGCTGCCGACCGCGCTGGACGTCCCGGACATCCGCATCGTCAAGCTGGTCGAGGAGCGGGACGTGGTGGCGCCGTTCGGCGCCAAGGCGGCCAGCGCGGTGCCGGTGGTGACGTCCCCGGCGGCGGTGGCCTCGGCGGTACGGGCGGCGACGGGCCGCCCCGTCAACCGCCTCCCGATCCGCCCGCAGGCGGCGGTCGCGGTGCCGGGCCGGCACTGA
- a CDS encoding S16 family serine protease → MPVALTRRSRVLAACAVPVAALLAVAVFAPLPFSLAEPGLTADVLGSKKGEQVITISGAEPRKTTGELRMTTIAATGPDAAVGLDDVVDGWFRADRAVMPRDSVYPVGENTDEIEEYNRAEMRESQDTATAAALGHLGRSPKDVKVTLRLADVGGPSAGLMFALGIVDKLDGDGRGGDLTGGRTIAGTGTITADGRVGPVGGVPLKTRAAERDGATVFLVPAEECGDARAELPKGLRLIPVTSLEGAVNALTALERGGRVPHC, encoded by the coding sequence ATGCCCGTCGCTCTCACCCGCCGCTCCCGCGTCCTCGCCGCCTGCGCGGTGCCCGTCGCCGCCCTGCTGGCGGTGGCGGTGTTCGCCCCGCTGCCATTCAGCCTCGCGGAGCCGGGCCTGACCGCGGACGTGCTCGGCTCGAAGAAGGGCGAGCAGGTGATCACCATCTCCGGTGCCGAGCCCCGGAAGACCACCGGCGAGCTGCGCATGACGACGATCGCCGCGACGGGCCCGGACGCGGCGGTCGGCCTCGACGACGTCGTGGACGGCTGGTTCCGCGCGGACCGGGCGGTCATGCCGCGCGACTCCGTCTACCCGGTCGGTGAGAACACGGACGAGATCGAGGAGTACAACCGGGCCGAGATGCGGGAGTCCCAGGACACGGCCACGGCCGCCGCCCTGGGCCACCTCGGCCGCTCCCCGAAGGACGTGAAGGTGACGCTGCGGCTGGCGGACGTCGGCGGCCCGAGCGCCGGTCTGATGTTCGCGCTGGGCATCGTCGACAAGCTCGACGGCGACGGCCGCGGCGGCGATCTGACCGGCGGCCGCACGATCGCGGGCACCGGCACGATCACCGCGGACGGCCGGGTCGGCCCGGTCGGCGGCGTACCGCTCAAGACCCGGGCCGCCGAGCGGGACGGGGCGACGGTCTTCCTCGTGCCGGCGGAGGAGTGCGGGGACGCCCGCGCGGAACTGCCGAAGGGCCTGCGGCTGATCCCGGTGACGAGCCTGGAGGGTGCCGTGAACGCGCTCACGGCCCTGGAACGCGGCGGCCGGGTCCCGCACTGCTGA